AAATGGCTGCAAGATGAGTATAAATGCGAAGTGGTGACCTTTACCGCCGATATCGGTCAGGGCGAGGAGCTAGAACCCGCACGCCAAAAAGCGCTGGAGCTCGGTATAAAACCCGAAAATATATTTATAGAGGATTTAAAAGAAGAATTTGCGCGAGATTTCGTATTTCCGATGTTTAGAGCAAACGCCGTTTACGAGGGCGAGTATCTACTAGGCACCTCGATAGCTCGCCCGCTGATAGCTAAAAAACAAGCCGAAATCGCCGCCAAAGTAGGCGCCGACGGCGTAAGCCACGGAGCAACCGGCAAAGGCAACGACCAAGTGCGCTTCGAGCTAGGCTACTACGCGCTGGGAGATAACCTAACCATCATCGCTCCTTGGCGCGAGTGGGATCTAAACAGCCGCGAAAAGCTACTAAAATACGCCGAAAAAAACGGTATCAAAATAGAAAAGAAACCGGGCAAAAGCCCCTACTCTATGGACGCAAATTTACTCCATATCAGCTACGAAGGCTTGGTGCTTGAAAACCCGGCTCAAGCTCCGGAAGCCGATATGTGGCGCTGGACGGTAAGCCCGAAAGACGCTCCGAACGAAAGCGAAATAATAGAAATCGGCTACGAAAAAGGCGATCCCGTTAGCATAAACGGCAAAAAAATGAGCCCGGCGGCGCTGCTAGCCGAGCTAAACCGCTTAGGCGCCAAACACGGTATCGGCAGACTCGATCTAGTAGAAAACCGCTCGGTCGGCATGAAAAGCCGCGGCTGCTACGAAACTCCGGGCGGCACGATAATGCTAAAAGCTCACCGCGCGATCGAGAGTATCACGCTAGACCGCGGCGCGGCGCACCTAAAGGACGAGCTAATGCCTCGCTACGCAGAGCTTATCTATAACGGCTACTGGTGGTCGCCTGAGCGTATCATGCTGCAAGCGCTCATCGACAAGAGTCAAGAAAACGTAAACGGCACGGTCAAAGTCGAGCTCTACAAGGGCAACGTCATCGTACTAGGACGCGACAGCAAGACGGACAATCTCTTTAGCGAAGCATTTTGCACGTTTGAAGAAGATAGCGTGTTTGATCAAAAAGATGCGAACGGATTTATCAAGCTAAACGCGCTAAGATTTATCATCGGACGCAAAAACGGACGCAAATTTAACTAAATAAAAGGATAAAAATGAAAGTACTACTGATAAAAGACGTAAAATCGCTCGGAAAAGCCGGCGAAATCAAAGAGGTAAAAGAAGGCTACGGAAATAACTTCCTAATCGGCAAAGGCTTTGCTAAAGCCGCGACCCCCGATGTTTTGCGCCAGTACGAAGCCGAGCAAAAACGTAAGGCCGAGGAGCTAAAATACGAGATCGCAAATATAGAAAAGCTAAAATCCGAGATCGAAAAAATCACGCTCAAGGTTAAAAAGCCGCTCGGAGCAAACGGCGCGCTATTTGGCGCGGTGACGAAGGACGAGATTTCAGAAGCGCTAGAAAAAAATCATCATCTAGTCGTAGATAAAAAGGCGTTTGATTTTGCTCACACTATAAAAGCGACCGGCATCTACGAAGTGGATGTCAAGCTCGGCCATGCCGTGCGCGCCACGCTAAAACTAGACGTCGAGGGCGAATAAGTGTTTCACGCGACTACCATTTTAGCCTACAAAGGCAAGAACAAATCGGTCATCGGTGGCGACGGACAAGTGAGCTTTGGCAATACGGTGCTAAAAGGCAACGCGGTAAAAATCCGCAAAATCCACGGCGGCAATGTCCTAGCGGGCTTTGCCGGCAGCACAGCCGATGCGTTTAATCTCTTTGATATGTTTGAAAACAACCTCGAGCACGCCAAAGGCGACCTGCTAAAAGCGGTGATCGAGTTTAGCAAAGAGTGGCGCAAGGATAAATATCTGCGCAAGCTAGAAGCTATGATGCTGGTGCTTGACCGCGAGAAAATTTTCCTTTTAAGCGGAACGGGCGATGTCGTAGAGCCAGAGGATGGCAAGATAGCCGCTATCGGAAGCGGCGGCAACTATGCCCTATCCGCTGCCCGCGCGCTGGATAAATTTGCCCAGATCGACGAAGAGGAGCTCGTAAAAGAGAGCCTAAAGATCGCGGGCGAAATTTGCATTTACACAAACACGAACATAAAAACCTACGTTTTAGAATAGAGAAAAGATGAATTTAACCCCAAAAGAGATAGTGAAATTTTTAGACGATTACGTCATCGGGCAAAAGGACGCCAAAAAGATCATCGCCATCGCGCTACGAAACCGCTACCGCAGGATGAAACTAGATAAAACGATGCAAGACGACATAATGCCAAAAAACATCCTGATGATAGGCTCGACGGGCGTGGGCAAAACCGAGATCGCAAGGCGTCTGTCAAAGATGATGGGCTTGCCGTTTATCAAAGTAGAAGCTAGCAAATACACCGAAGTGGGCTTCGTCGGACGCGACGTAGAAAGCATGGTGCGCGACCTGGCGGCTGCGTCGGTAAATTTGGTCAAAGCCGAACAGCGCGAGAAAAACCGTGAGAAAATCGACGAATACGTAAAAGATAAGATAATAAAAAAACTCCTGCCGCCTCTGCCCACAGGCGCGAGCGAAGAGAAAAAAGCAGACTACGAAAAAAGCTACGAAAAGATGATGAGCAGGCTCGAAAACGGCGATCTAGATGATCTAAACATCGAGATAGAAGTCGTACAAAATAGCTTTGACGCGGGAGCGAACGTGCCGCCCGATATGGCGCAAATGCAAGAGAGCTTCGTCAAAATCATCGGCCTAAGCAACAAAACCGTCAAAAAAGAGATGAAGGTAAAAGACGCTAAAGAAGCGCTCAAAAACGAAGCTAGCGATAAAATTTTAGATATGGAGAGCATCAAAACAGAAGCCGTGCGAAGAGCCGAGAACGAAGGCATAATCTTTATCGACGAGATCGATAAAGTCGCGGTGAGCTCCGGAAACTCAGGCAGGCAAGATCCGAGCAAAGAAGGCGTACAGCGCGACTTGCTACCTATCGTGGAGGGCTCGACGGTAACTACCAAATTTGGCGCCATAAAGACCGACCATATCCTTTTTATCGCCGCGGGCGCCTTTCACATCAGCAAGCCAAGCGATCTAATCCCGGAGCTTCAGGGACGTTTCCCGTTGCGAGTCGAGCTTGATAGCCTAGATGAAAATGCGCTGTATCAAATTTTAACTCAGCCTAAAAATTCGCTACTCAAACAATATGAAGCGCTTTTAAAAACCGAAAATGTTGAGCTTAAATTTAACGATGAAGCCATCAGGGCTATCGCCAAAATAGCTCAAAACGCAAACGAAAAAATGGAAGATATCGGCGCTAGACGCCTACACACCGTGATCGAGCGCGTGATCGAGGATATCAGCTTTGAGGCTAACGAGCACGGCGGCGAGACGGTAGAAGTGGACAAAGCCCTCGTAGAAAAGCGCCTCTCAGACGTCGTCGAGGACCAGGATCTAGCGAGATATATCTTATGAAATCAGGCTTTGTTAGCATCATAGGCCGTACGAATGCAGGCAAAAGCTCGCTTTTAAATTTTTTGCTTGATGCGAAGATCACTATCGTCTCGCACAAGCAAAACGCCACGAGGCGTAAGATCAGCGGTATCGTGATGAACGGCGAGGATCAGATCGTTTTTACCGATACGCCGGGACTTCACGAAAGCAACAAGACGCTAAATAAGCTAATGATAAACGAAGCGATAAAATCGATGGGCGACTGCGATGCGATCGTATTTTTGGCGCCTATTCACGACGACATAGACGACTACGTCAAATTTTTAAATCTAAATCCGCAAAAACCTCATATTCTGGTGCTTACCAAGGTCGACGAAGTCTCAAATGCAAAAGTACTTGAAAAAATCGCGCAATATCAAAAATTTCAAGACAAATTTACCGCGCTTTTGCCTTTTAGCATCAAAAAGCAAACTTATAAAAAGCCGCTTTTGGATGAGATTTGCAAGCTTTTGCCTGAGCACGAGTATTTTTACGATCCGGAATTTTTAACGCCGACAAATGAAAAGGAAATTTTTCGTGAATTTATCCTTGAGGCACTCTATGACAATCTAAGCGACGAGATCCCCTACTCCACCGACGTACTTATAGATAAAGTCAAAGAAAAACCGGAAATAACTGAAATTTATGCCACCATAATCACCGAGCGCGAGATACACAAATCTATGATTATCGGAAAAAACGGGCAAACCATCAAAAGAATCGGGATAAATTCAAGAAAGTTAATATCAAATTTTACGGGACAAAAAATACTCGTAAAGCTCGTTGTAGTGGTTAAAAAAGACTGGCGAAAAGACGAAAAAACTATAAAAAGCTTGAATATTTTATAAACGTTTGTTAAGTTGCGTCACTTTTTATGATATAATACATATGTGATTTGTCTATGATTTAGCAGTGGCTAAATTTGAAGCAAGTCGCAGATAAAGGAAGGATAAAAATGGCAAAAAGTAAAAACGCTACTCCGGCAATAGTCGCGTATGATCCATACTTGCAAACATCTTTTGCTTTTTCCGACAACAAAATTCAACCCGTGGAATTAAGCAAAGCTAATAAAAATAGCTATTTTGTGTCATACATAAAATATAAAGATCTTATTGTAGGAAATGTAGAGATACCGTCCTCAACCGAAGAAGACGACGTATCAAATTTAATCACTATTAAAGCCTATGAGTTATTTAGTTTGGATCCGGCAGCCGAGTATAAAATAGTATATAACGAATTTAACGGAGTTTCGTCCGAAAATAAAATTTTCAATGTATTTATATTAGACGTATTATCGGGTGATAAACTATTGTCGCTATTTGTCAAAAAAATACCATATATTGACTATGTAGTAGCCGCTCCTTTGGCTTTTGAGGCGCTGTATAAGAAAAATATACTATCGGCTCAAAACGTAGATGCATTTATAGTAATGCAAGAAGATGATGCATTTATAGCCGTATATCAAAACGGAGAATATGCACAATCAAGGCCGTTTAGATACTCATCAAGAACTATCAGCGAAAAATTTTCCACCTTAAGCGGCGATAAGTTAAACGATAGTTCTTTTTTTAATATCATAAAAGACGGCACAAATACGCCAAACGAAAGAAATAAGTCCTTTATAGTAGAAATTTTTGATGAGATAATTTATTATACTAGCGATGTAATTGATAGTTTAAATAGATTCGGCGGAGCCAATGTATCAAATTTATATATAGTCTCAGATGTCCCGATGGGAGATTTTTGCGAATGCATTAAAGAAAAAATTGGCTTAATCGCAAGCAACCTTAATGTTTCAGTAGCCATAAACTCAAAAGAAGTTCAAGCCAGTACCCTAAATGAAATCTTAGTAGTTAATGCGCAGTACTATCAAGAGACACGCGACAATAGCTTCAACTTTTCAAATTTTTTAAGGCCGCTTCCGTTATTCCAGCGCAGTAGTGGTAAGCTAATAATGTATTCTCTGCTGGGTATTTTAGGCGGTATAGCTTGGCCAATATATCTTTACGTTTTTGCTACGATAACAGATATAGATACTGCTGACAAAAGAAGCGAGCTCGAAGTCAACCAGAGAGACTTAGAGAGGATAGAGGCAGAGCTAGCAAGGCTGCAACAAGAAAAAAACAATATAATCGCAAATATCGGGCTAGAAGAAGAAAAGATGAATTTTAGAAAAAATACGATCTCTGAAATTTATAATAAAAAAGTAGAATATCCTATGAAAAGTATAGTTTTGTTTGAACTTAGTAATCTAATAAACAACAAAGATATACAAACAGCCAAGATAGTGAATTCAAATAGAGATATGAAGATTATGCTAGTTAGTAAGGATGAGAAAAAACTGACTGAACTTATACAAAATATTAGTAATTCAGATAAATACTCTATAACGACAAAAGAGATATCTCTAGATAAAAAATACGGCGTTCCTTCATATGAAACAAATGTTACTATAAAGATAAAATAATGAGAAATGATAATATTTTTACAAAAATCGATAACTATTTCGATAATAAGAAACCGAGCGAAGTTTCCGTAATGCTTCTTGCAAGTCTAATACTTAGCGGAGTCGTTATATACTATGCAATCATGCCATATGCACAAGAGTACCACGACAACGCAATGTCTGAAAATAGTTCTGTAACAACCAAGCTAAATGAAGTTAATAGTAAGCTTGATAGCCTAAGTTTAAATAACGATAGAAATAACGATAGAAATTTCAAAATAAATCAAGAAAAAAATAGCATTAAACAATTGCAAATAAAACTCGCAGATACGCAAAAAATGAATCAATACTTTGATGATAAGCTAAAAGAGTTATCTTACCTAATATTTAGCGAACAAAGCTGGGCTGACTTTTTAGACAATCTAGCTTTGCTAGCTAATAAAAATAATGTAAAAATAACAAAAATATCAAATACCTTTAAGGAGCCTAGTGCCGAAAAAATAGAGCAAATGCTAGATATAAACATATCAGTAGACGGGGGCTTTAAAGACATAGTAGGATATATTAATGCCATTGAAGAATCAAAACTGGTTGTTGATGTGAGCAATATTGACATCAATTCTACAAACGGAAAACTTAAGGGTAATCTAGGAGTATATGTATGGGGGATAAAATATCAATGAAAGCATACGGTATTACTTTACTATTGTTAGCAAATTTAGCATCTTTTGCCAGTGACGCCCAAAGTGAGATTGAGGGATATGAAGATAAATTTGCAGCTATAAATAAAGAGAGAAGGGGGCTTGATGCTTCTGATTTAAATAAGCTATCGGATCCTTTTCTCAAAACAAAATCCGTTACATATGATTCTGAAGGCAACTCTACAGCTAGCCTATTTGAACTACAAGCTTTATTTAATAATAAAGCAAAAATTAACGGAAAATGGTATTACGTAAAAGATAAAATAGGCGAATATGAACTGTCTGTAATCAAAGGAACAAGTGTTGTCCTGGCAAATAAGGAACAGAAAATAGACTTAAATTTAAAAAAAGGAGAAAACAAAAATGTTATCATTAAAATTAAATAGAATCATACCTATATCTATATTTACGGCATTAACGTTATCTTCACTTAACGCTGGTAGCTGCGATAATAGAGTATTTAATCTTAAAATAAACGAGCAAGTTACAGTACAAGAAGTATTAACTCAGCTCTCAGATATGTGTCATTTTAGTATCGTATCAAAAGATCAGTTTGCAAAAGATGCAATAGGCGAGCAAATATTTGGCGTAAATATAAAGGATAAAACACTAAATGAAATTTTTGCTTTATTGTTATCTGAAAAAGATATGAGCTATACATTTTCTCAAGATGTGTTAAAAATTTCTTCCCTTCAAACAAAGACTTTTAAGATCGATTACATAACTTCTATTAGAGAAGGTACCGCAATAACAAAAGCATCTGTTGATTCAGCACCCACAGAAGTTGGAGAAGAGCAAGAGGATCAAGCTGCTGGAGATATTGGCAGTGGCGGTGGCAAGCTTGATAATATTATAAAAACTACGGAAAAATTTGATTTTTGGGAAAAGCTTGACACAGAGATAAAAGCCATCCTAAACAATACTACAGAAAGTATAGTTGCACCAGATCCTGTAATTAATGCAAATGCCGGATTAGTAACGGTCACTGGTACTGCGGCTCAGTTAAGGAGGGTTTCCGAATACATTAAAGATATACAAGAAAGGCTAAAAAAACAGGTAGTGATTGACGTATCAATAGTATCTGTCGAACTTGCAAATAGCTACACAAAAGGCGTAGATTGGAGTAAATTTAATATAGGATTTAAAACTGGACTATATAACCGTCCAGTTACAACTGGGGTAACAGAAACAGTAGGACAAGATGCCAATGGAAATCCTACAACTACATTGAGTAGAACTTATGGTTTAATACCAGCAAATGATCTATTTTGGTCAAATAGAGGGAATGGTCTTGGAGGCGGTTTTTCTCAAAGTATGAATTTGATTGCCGGATTTAACTTTAACCTAGATGGCGTACTCAATTTCCTCGAAACTAACGGACGTACAAAGATAGTATCAAGCCCTAAAATTACAACACTAAACAATCAACAAGCGTTAATATCCGTAGGCGATAATGTAAACTATCGAGTCCAGCAAGAAAGTCAAAACAATAACTCCCTAAACGGTAGAACTACCGTTACATATAAGCAGTATTCTGTATTTATAGGTATATTACTAAATATTCTACCTGAAGTTTCAGACGACAATAAGATTATGCTTAGAATAAACCCGTCATTAAGTAGTTTTAAATACAATGAAGACGATACTAGACAAAGTACCGCCATACGTGAAATAGCTCCAGATACTGTACAGAAAAAACTTTCAACAGTAGTACAGGTTAATAGTGGCGATACTATTGTTTTAGGAGGTCTTATAGCCCAATCCAAAGGCAAAGAAAATACCAAAGTTCCTTTTTTAGGAGATATTCCAGTTCTCGGAAATGCTTTTAAGAGCACAAAAGATAACTTGAGAACTACTGAGCTCGTTTTTATAATAACCCCAAGAATAGTTGATATATCAAATCCGACGCCGATAAATCAATCACTAAAAGATTTGGGATTTTCAAGGTCGATATATGAGCGGTAACAAATATACTACTATAAAAAATATTTTTGCCGATATAGGGCAAGAATCAGACTATATCAATTTGGATAAGTCTATAGTAGCATATAAGAAAATTTTGGATTTATTGCAAAAACCGATAAAGCTTATCGTATTTTACGGTAAGCCCGGGTGTGGTAAAACCTTTTTGTTAAAAAAGATAGTTTCAGATCTAAAAGAGCAAGGCGATATAGTTTTTTTCCCTTATCCTTTTTTCAATGAAGCAGAATTTGTAACGTCGCTATACGAAGGAATTTTTAAAAAGGAACCTCAAGAAAAGATAGAGAGTTACGAGCAATTTATTAAAATATACAAAGCAAAAACAGATGACGTGCAAGATAGAAAACCGGTAGTAGTCATACTAGATGAATCTCAGTTATATCCAGAAATTTTACTGGAGAAGATTCGCATAATGTCAGATAGCGGATTATTTAAATTTTTATTTGCTACGCATGAGTATATAGACAAAGATATACTTTCAAGAGATTATTTTAAGACTAGAGTATGGGAAAATATCGAAATGGGGTCTGTTGACGTCGGCGAGATGAAAGTTTATTTAGAGAATAAATTTCAAAACAATCAGTTTTATTATATTTTTTCAAAATTTACGGAAAGTCAGTTTGAAATTTTAAATAGTTTAAGCGAGGGTAATTTAAGGATGTTAAATAAGCTTATGTTTAATATTTTTGAACTTTACGAGTATTTTGACGCAAATCAACCTACTATAATAGGAGGCAATACGATGGTAACTAAAATAATAGAAATGGCAGCCATTAAATCGGAGCTTATAGATGCTTGAGACATACGAGGTATTGGAATTAGAAAGGCGATGGAGAGCCTATGACAAGAAAAGAAAAGAGTTTAAGTTTAAAGATAAAAAAACTTATATTTACGCAGTATCCGCCGTGCTTGCTATATCCGTATCGGTATCATCGCTTACATTTTATCTACTAAAGGATTCACTGGTTAGCGGCGTTGCCAGTAGTGCTATAAGTAACGAAATTAAAGAGCCAAGTAAAAACTCTAAACATTCAGAGATTAACGAACAAAAGAGGAATCTAGACCCATCAGATAATACTCTTTTAAATTCGGACAATTTTGGTATAAATGAAAACCTGCCTGAAAAGCAAAATAGCAATGTCAGTATATCTGGAGATATCGATCCGCAAGAAGAACAACATGGCTGGGTAAATGTCAATGATTTGCCAAGTAGCACAGACTCTATCGCTAGTTTTTCAGCAGCTAGAAATATAGGTGGTAAACAAGTTGCTATAAAAACACCTACGGAAGAAAAGATAAATTTTGATTCTGATGGTTCCTTTTCATCAAAAAGTACATCAAACGGGCAAGGCATTAACAAATTTCAAATACAGTCATCTACCTCAGAAGTTTCAGTCGATGAATTAAAGGCAAAATTTGATAAAGCTAACAGTTCAGACATAGCCGTCTTAATAGCAAAAAGATACTACAGTACAAAAGATTATCAAAATAGTGAAAAATGGGCTCTAATCGCTAATGAATTAGATAGCAATAATGAAGAGAGCTGGATTATATTTGCTAAATCTAAATATAATCTTAAGCAAAAAAACGATGCCATAAGTGTTTTAAAAATTTATAACGATAAGGCAAATTCTGCCAATATCGAAGATTTAATGAAAAAAATAGAAGACGATACTGCACTGTAAAATTTATGCAGTATCTTGCTTAACGTATTTTTATTTTAGAAAACAAAAGGATATTTTTTAGTGAAGAAAGTTTATGAAATATTTTTATCTACTGCGCAAAAAAATGAACTAATATCTAATGCTCAGTATCAAAATATCACAATGCAGCTAAAAGAAAAAGATGATTTTGAAACAATAATCCACCAAGAAATACCAGACTTAAAAGACGAACTCGTCTACGATATCTTAGGTGAATTGTATAAAAAACAAAGATTAAATATCAATGAAATAACAGAAAATTTTGCAGTAAATTTAAAAGATTTTCTAAAATATATAGCTTCTAAATTTAAATTAGAGTATATTGAGTTAGATAATGTGGACATAGATTATAGGCTTTGTGAAAAAGCACCATTGACGCAACTTAAAACGCACGAAGCCCTTCCTGTCAAAGAAGATGAAATTGCGGTATATGTCGCCTTTAAAAATCCATTTGATATGTCAGCCCAAGATAGGCTTCAGTCTATATTTAACAGAAAGCTACTAAAAACCGTTATCGCAGATCCTGCCAAGATAGACAAATATCTTAGCAAAGTCGAGCTAAACGATAGCGTCAAAGGTATCGTAGCAGAAATCAGAAAAGAACTTTCATCTACGACGGTTGTCGGCGGTAATGCCGACGAAAATAGTTCTGGTATTTTAAAACTTATTGAAGTTATCCTAAGAACATCTATCGTTAGTAGGGCAAGCGATATACATATAGAAGCTACTACGACAAACTGCGTCGTCAGAGGTCGTATAGACGGCATGCTAGCCGAGCTTTTTATATTTGACAAAGACCTATTTCCTCCTTTGGTATCGCGTATGAAGCTACTTTCTAATATGGATATAGCAGAGCGTAGAAAGCCGCAAGACGGACGATTTTCAGCTCAAGTAGCAGGCAAAGAATACGATTTTCGTATCTCTACATTACCTATTTTACATGGTGAAAGTATAGTTTTACGTATTCTAGATAAGTCAAAAGTACTAATAAGCCTTGAAAATTTAGGTATGCATCCGGCCACTTTTGAGAAATTTAACAAAGCAATGAAGGCGCCGTACGGTATTATATTAGTTACCGGTCCGACCGGCTCAGGTAAAACGACTACGCTATATGCAGCCCTAAACGATATAAAAAGCGTAGAGACTAAGATCATTACAGTTGAAGATCCGGTGGAATATCAACTAAACATGATTCAACAAGTCCACGTCAATGAAAAAGTCGGTCTTTCGTTTGCTGCTGCTCTTCGTTCTATTTTAAGACAAGACCCCGACATTATAATGATAGGCGAGATCAGAGACCAGGAAACTCTTCGCATAGCTATTCAAGCCGCATTAACCGGTCACTTAGTATTTTCAACGCTGCATACAAACGATGCAATAAGCGCGGTCACTAGAATAGCAGATATGGGTATAGAGCCTTATCTTATTAGCGGAGCGTTGGTAGCCATAGAAGCTCAAAGACTTGTAAGAAAATTATGTCCAAACTGCAAACAAAAGACGATTTTACCTTCAAATTTACAAGAACAGTTTAAAGACTTTTTACCGCAAGAATATCAGTTTTACAAACATGTAGGTTGCGATCAATGCTCTCAAACCGGATATATGGGCCGAGAAATGATAAGCGAGGTTTTACCTATAAGCGATACCATTTCAGCAATGATAGCAAACGGTACAACAAAAGAAGCTATTAAAGAAGTTGCATACAGGGAACACTTTATAGATATGTTTAAAGATGGAATCATAAGAGCAGCTAGGGGCGTTACAACGATAGATGAAGTATTTAGGGTGGCTAAAATATGAAATTTTTTGAAGTAGAATATATGGCTAACGGTCGTAGGCAAAAGATGACCCTAAAGGCTAATAATAAAAGCGAGGCGCAAGCCATAGCAAAAACTAGGAATGCCGGCGTGGTCGTAAAGGTCGGAGAAACGAAAAATGTTCCCATTCAAGAACAGTTTGGAGATTTAGTAGAAAAGATGTCCGTCTTTTTGGGTGGCTCAAAGATAAAGATAAATAATCTAATTGCTTCTTTTAGACAATTAAGCGTTATGACAAATGCCGGAATTTCAATCCATGATAGCATAAAAGAGGTAGCAAAGTCCACCGAGGATAAAAAACTAAAGGCGATATTTACTACGCTAAACGACGATCTTAACCAAGGACAAAGCCTTACCGACGCTATTATGAAATTTAAAAATCAACTAGGCGACGTAGTTATAGCCATGATAAAACTAGGTGAAAATACCGGTAATATGTCGGAGTCTTTACAAAAACTATCTGATATATTACAAGAGATTTGGGAAAATCAGAGAAAATTTAAAAAAGCTATGAGATATCCCATAACCGTAATGTCGGCTATGGCCATTGCCTTTATAGTACTTATGATGTATGTCGTACCTAAATTTAGAGAGATTTTTGAGCAGCTTGGAGCAGATTTGCCAACCCCGACTATTATACTACTCGGTATAGAAAGCGCTCTTAGTAATTACGGTCTTTATATGTTAATTGGTCTTATAGCTACTATTTTCATTATGAAGCATCTGTATAAAACCAATCAAGAGTTTAAGTATGGCTTTGATAAATTTTTATTAAAGGTGTACTTAATAAATAAAATCATATTTTATTCTACCATGAATAGATTTAACCTAATTTTTACAGAACTAGTTAGAGCCGGTATTCCGATAGCGGAGGCTTTAGAAACAGCGACATTGACGGTTGATAACCAAGAAATACACGATAAGCTCGCAACCATAAAAATAGCCGTCCAAAGAGGTATATCGCTAACGGAAGCTATGAGAGATACCGAACTTTACGAGAGTATGCTTATTCAGATGCTAAGCGCAGGCGAAAGAGGCGGCGCGATAGACGCAATGCTTGAAAAAGTAACGGATTATTATAAAGCCAAATTTAGTGACCTAGTAGATAATATATCAGGCTATATAGAGCCTATTATGCTTTTATTTATGG
The nucleotide sequence above comes from uncultured Campylobacter sp.. Encoded proteins:
- a CDS encoding ATP-binding protein — its product is MSGNKYTTIKNIFADIGQESDYINLDKSIVAYKKILDLLQKPIKLIVFYGKPGCGKTFLLKKIVSDLKEQGDIVFFPYPFFNEAEFVTSLYEGIFKKEPQEKIESYEQFIKIYKAKTDDVQDRKPVVVILDESQLYPEILLEKIRIMSDSGLFKFLFATHEYIDKDILSRDYFKTRVWENIEMGSVDVGEMKVYLENKFQNNQFYYIFSKFTESQFEILNSLSEGNLRMLNKLMFNIFELYEYFDANQPTIIGGNTMVTKIIEMAAIKSELIDA
- a CDS encoding transformation system protein, translating into MLETYEVLELERRWRAYDKKRKEFKFKDKKTYIYAVSAVLAISVSVSSLTFYLLKDSLVSGVASSAISNEIKEPSKNSKHSEINEQKRNLDPSDNTLLNSDNFGINENLPEKQNSNVSISGDIDPQEEQHGWVNVNDLPSSTDSIASFSAARNIGGKQVAIKTPTEEKINFDSDGSFSSKSTSNGQGINKFQIQSSTSEVSVDELKAKFDKANSSDIAVLIAKRYYSTKDYQNSEKWALIANELDSNNEESWIIFAKSKYNLKQKNDAISVLKIYNDKANSANIEDLMKKIEDDTAL
- a CDS encoding GspE/PulE family protein encodes the protein MKKVYEIFLSTAQKNELISNAQYQNITMQLKEKDDFETIIHQEIPDLKDELVYDILGELYKKQRLNINEITENFAVNLKDFLKYIASKFKLEYIELDNVDIDYRLCEKAPLTQLKTHEALPVKEDEIAVYVAFKNPFDMSAQDRLQSIFNRKLLKTVIADPAKIDKYLSKVELNDSVKGIVAEIRKELSSTTVVGGNADENSSGILKLIEVILRTSIVSRASDIHIEATTTNCVVRGRIDGMLAELFIFDKDLFPPLVSRMKLLSNMDIAERRKPQDGRFSAQVAGKEYDFRISTLPILHGESIVLRILDKSKVLISLENLGMHPATFEKFNKAMKAPYGIILVTGPTGSGKTTTLYAALNDIKSVETKIITVEDPVEYQLNMIQQVHVNEKVGLSFAAALRSILRQDPDIIMIGEIRDQETLRIAIQAALTGHLVFSTLHTNDAISAVTRIADMGIEPYLISGALVAIEAQRLVRKLCPNCKQKTILPSNLQEQFKDFLPQEYQFYKHVGCDQCSQTGYMGREMISEVLPISDTISAMIANGTTKEAIKEVAYREHFIDMFKDGIIRAARGVTTIDEVFRVAKI
- a CDS encoding type II secretion system F family protein, which gives rise to MKFFEVEYMANGRRQKMTLKANNKSEAQAIAKTRNAGVVVKVGETKNVPIQEQFGDLVEKMSVFLGGSKIKINNLIASFRQLSVMTNAGISIHDSIKEVAKSTEDKKLKAIFTTLNDDLNQGQSLTDAIMKFKNQLGDVVIAMIKLGENTGNMSESLQKLSDILQEIWENQRKFKKAMRYPITVMSAMAIAFIVLMMYVVPKFREIFEQLGADLPTPTIILLGIESALSNYGLYMLIGLIATIFIMKHLYKTNQEFKYGFDKFLLKVYLINKIIFYSTMNRFNLIFTELVRAGIPIAEALETATLTVDNQEIHDKLATIKIAVQRGISLTEAMRDTELYESMLIQMLSAGERGGAIDAMLEKVTDYYKAKFSDLVDNISGYIEPIMLLFMAAMVILLALGIFMPMWDLGNAVQGRK